A genomic segment from Nymphalis io chromosome 7, ilAglIoxx1.1, whole genome shotgun sequence encodes:
- the LOC126769788 gene encoding uncharacterized protein LOC126769788 has protein sequence MHNSKREILSVISQIFDPLGLLSPRVMTMKMLLQKLWLHKLSWDEQLPPEVNKLWSELIVDLPELNKIRIPRRVIIDSYQFLEFHIFCDASERAYGACLYVRSVSDEGDVLVRLLVAKGRVAPLKPTTIPRLELCGALVGVRIYEKDLTPLTPGHFLIGRPLALLQSPNYEHRPVNSLTRFQRIEQLRQHFWTRWSKEYISELQIRIKWRSCKGSLKLNSLVLLKEDNLPPLKWRMGRIVAVHPGPDGIIRVADVKTSNGVVRRSFSKICPLPDLSEDGNSG, from the exons ATGCA TAATAGTAAACGTGAAATACTTTCTGTTATTTCACAGATCTTTGATCCTCTAGGCCTTCTAAGTCCTCGTGTAATGACAATGAAAATGTTGCTTCAAAAATTATGGTTACACAAACTGTCTTGGGATGAACAACTGCCTCCGGAAGTTAATAAACTTTGGTCCGAATTGATTGTTGATTTAccggaattaaataaaattaggattCCACGACGTGTTATTATTGATTCATACCAGTTTTTAGAATTTCACATTTTCTGCGATGCGTCTGAACGAGCCTACGGTGCGTGCCTATACGTACGTAGCGTTAGTGATGAGGGTGATGTATTAGTGCGTTTATTAGTAGCTAAAGGTCGAGTTGCTCCGCTTAAACCCACAACTATTCCGAGGTTGGAACTTTGTGGTGCCCTGGTGGGAGTTCGTATATATGAAAAG GATTTAACGCCATTGACGCCAGGACATTTTTTAATTGGACGCCCCTTAGCATTATTACAATCGCCAAACTACGAACATCGCCCTGTAAATTCCTTAACTCGCTTCCAACGAATAGAACAGCTGAGACAACATTTTTGGACTCGATGGAGCAAGGAATATATATCGGAACTTCAGATAAGAATCAAATGGAGGTCATGTAAGGGTTCGCTGAAACTCAACTCTTTGGTTCTTTTAAAAGAGGATAACTTGCCGCCACTAAAATGGAGAATGGGGAGAATTGTGGCTGTCCATCCCGGTCCAGATGGGATCATCAGAGTTGCAGATGTCAAGACGTCCAATGGCGTAGTTCGAAGATCATTTAGCAAAATTTGCCCATTACCCGACCTTTCTGAAGATGGAAATTCTGGTTGA